The following are from one region of the Harpia harpyja isolate bHarHar1 chromosome 4, bHarHar1 primary haplotype, whole genome shotgun sequence genome:
- the GPALPP1 gene encoding GPALPP motifs-containing protein 1 isoform X1, with the protein MARELIGPALPPGFPRCVEADPDEDFSQVAGPALPPGYKSSCSSETPDSDDDLESLPLPRDTNKESEEETEGDPAPKKPKRIQEDDDDDGFFGPALPPGFKKQDDSPERPIIGPALPPGFRKPSQDTGNSRCSIGPSVSSEFRTQVTDSSEDEDNLIGPMPAKEPVESDVTKEFERRAQRMKEKLTSAESDEPKQVTRESWMTELPPELKSFGFGPRTFKRRADDKSGDRSIWTDTPADRERKAKEREEAKKSTSKDNEEIVLSGRDKRLVEQVTSYNESKRSESLMDIHQKKLKSKASEEKNKPQERRPFDRDQDLKVNRFDEAQKKALIRKSRDLNTKFEHSKGNMFL; encoded by the exons TTGCAGGACCAGCACTGCCTCCAGGCTATAAAAGCAGCTGTAGCTCAGAAACTCCTGACAGTGATGATGACTTAGAATCTCTTCCTCTACCCAGAGACACAAACAAAGAATCTGAAGAGGAGACAGAAGGCGATCCAGCACCCAA AAAGCCAAAAAGAATTCAGGAAGACGATGATGATGATGGCTTTTTTGGGCCTGCTCTTCCTCCTGGATTTAAGAAACAGGATGATTCTCCAGAGAG gcccaTTATAGGTCCTGCATTACCGCCTGGCTTTAGGAAACCTTCACAGGACACCGGGAATAGCAGATGTTCCATAGGACCGTCTGTTTCATCAGAATTCCGTACCCAG gtAACAGATAGTAGTGAGGACGAAGACAATCTTATAGGTCCAATGCCTGCAAAAGAACCAGTGGAGTCTGATGTGACTAAAGAATTTGAACGCAGAGCTCAGAGAATGAAGGAGAAACTTACTTCAGCAGAAAGC gatgaACCCAAGCAGGTTACCAGGGAATCGTGGATGACAGAACTTCCACCTGAATTGAAAAGCTTTGGATTTGGCCCAAGAACATTCAAGAGAAGAGCTGATGACAAATCGGGCGATAGATCTATTTGGACAGATACTCCAgctgacagagagagaaaagccaaG gaaagagaagaggcaaAAAAGTCAACCAGTAAGGATAATGAAGAAATTGTATTATCTGGGAGAGACAAGAGACTTGTTGAGCAGGTGACTTCATACAAT GAGTCAAAGAGGTCAGAATCTCTCATGGACATACATCAGAAAAAGCTGAAGAGCAAAGCATCCGAAGAAAAGAACAAACCTCAAGAAAGAAGGCCATTTGACCGAGACCAGGATCTCAAAGTCAATCGATTTGACGAAGCACAAAAGAAAGCCCTTATAAGAAAATCCAGAGACCTGAATACTAAATTTGAGCACAGTAAAGGCAATATGTTTTTGTAA
- the GPALPP1 gene encoding GPALPP motifs-containing protein 1 isoform X2: MTDGARPLRVPGVFRCLKGAGGRGAGPLVAGPALPPGYKSSCSSETPDSDDDLESLPLPRDTNKESEEETEGDPAPKKPKRIQEDDDDDGFFGPALPPGFKKQDDSPERPIIGPALPPGFRKPSQDTGNSRCSIGPSVSSEFRTQVTDSSEDEDNLIGPMPAKEPVESDVTKEFERRAQRMKEKLTSAESDEPKQVTRESWMTELPPELKSFGFGPRTFKRRADDKSGDRSIWTDTPADRERKAKEREEAKKSTSKDNEEIVLSGRDKRLVEQVTSYNESKRSESLMDIHQKKLKSKASEEKNKPQERRPFDRDQDLKVNRFDEAQKKALIRKSRDLNTKFEHSKGNMFL; the protein is encoded by the exons TTGCAGGACCAGCACTGCCTCCAGGCTATAAAAGCAGCTGTAGCTCAGAAACTCCTGACAGTGATGATGACTTAGAATCTCTTCCTCTACCCAGAGACACAAACAAAGAATCTGAAGAGGAGACAGAAGGCGATCCAGCACCCAA AAAGCCAAAAAGAATTCAGGAAGACGATGATGATGATGGCTTTTTTGGGCCTGCTCTTCCTCCTGGATTTAAGAAACAGGATGATTCTCCAGAGAG gcccaTTATAGGTCCTGCATTACCGCCTGGCTTTAGGAAACCTTCACAGGACACCGGGAATAGCAGATGTTCCATAGGACCGTCTGTTTCATCAGAATTCCGTACCCAG gtAACAGATAGTAGTGAGGACGAAGACAATCTTATAGGTCCAATGCCTGCAAAAGAACCAGTGGAGTCTGATGTGACTAAAGAATTTGAACGCAGAGCTCAGAGAATGAAGGAGAAACTTACTTCAGCAGAAAGC gatgaACCCAAGCAGGTTACCAGGGAATCGTGGATGACAGAACTTCCACCTGAATTGAAAAGCTTTGGATTTGGCCCAAGAACATTCAAGAGAAGAGCTGATGACAAATCGGGCGATAGATCTATTTGGACAGATACTCCAgctgacagagagagaaaagccaaG gaaagagaagaggcaaAAAAGTCAACCAGTAAGGATAATGAAGAAATTGTATTATCTGGGAGAGACAAGAGACTTGTTGAGCAGGTGACTTCATACAAT GAGTCAAAGAGGTCAGAATCTCTCATGGACATACATCAGAAAAAGCTGAAGAGCAAAGCATCCGAAGAAAAGAACAAACCTCAAGAAAGAAGGCCATTTGACCGAGACCAGGATCTCAAAGTCAATCGATTTGACGAAGCACAAAAGAAAGCCCTTATAAGAAAATCCAGAGACCTGAATACTAAATTTGAGCACAGTAAAGGCAATATGTTTTTGTAA